The Lactuca sativa cultivar Salinas chromosome 2, Lsat_Salinas_v11, whole genome shotgun sequence genome includes a window with the following:
- the LOC111913002 gene encoding uncharacterized protein LOC111913002, with protein sequence MAGFHLPGDPYFPNQGNVGWVKEEPEQQIEDDPEENPKEEPEEDPEEEPEKEHEEDPEEEPKEDPEEEKEEEEEDIEEDMDEDENEEEPKVLNPPYIARVPVHCFGYNGPEPRWATTIKRWSRQQRQRSPYGDQRGYYDLIHGGQADRALPVMTQRITSIDDRGRTTTDHVWELSAIVESTTARTRDLERGFHHRDQLIQDLLTARAETREYRERYRVLEEIMVATERRLAELQGASTSSQALPGKDRHE encoded by the coding sequence ATGGCCGGATTTCACCTACCAGGGGACCCATATTTTCCCAATCAGGGAAATGTTGGATGGGTCAAGGAAGAGCCCGAGCAACaaatcgaagatgatcccgaagagaaTCCCAAAGAGGAacccgaagaggatcccgaagaggaacCCGAAAAGGAACacgaagaggatcccgaggaggaaCCCAAAGAGGACcccgaagaagaaaaagaagaagaagaagaagacatcGAGGAAGACATGGATGAGGACGAAAATGAAGAAGAGCCCAAAGTCTTAAACCCTCCTTACATCGCGAGGGTGCCCGTACACTGCTTCGGATACAACGGGCCTGAACCCCGCTGGGCAACAACGATCAAAAGGTGGAGCCGACAACAACGCCAGCGGTCACCATATGGCGATCAACGAGGTTATTACGACCTTATCCATGGAGGACAGGCTGATAGGGCCCTCCCTGTCATGACTCAACGGATAACAAGTATAGATGATCGCGGTAGGACAACGACCGATCATGTCTGGGAACTGAGTGCCATCGTAGAATCTACCACTGCTCGCACCAGAGACTTAGAACGAGGCTTCCACCACAGAGACCAACTTATTCAGGACCTTCTCACTGCTCGAGCAGAAACAAGGGAGTATCGGGAAAGATACAGAGTGCTCGAAGAGATAATGGTTGCAACCGAACGGAGACTGGCGGAACTACAAGGTGCATCGACATCATCCCAAGCTCTGCCAGGGAAGGATCGTCATGAGTAG